In Brienomyrus brachyistius isolate T26 chromosome 3, BBRACH_0.4, whole genome shotgun sequence, the following proteins share a genomic window:
- the LOC125738882 gene encoding kinase non-catalytic C-lobe domain-containing protein 1 isoform X3 translates to MEHLSDDPEGSFTPPEFDRTGNTFEGHIFSLGTTLAVSLDFVIEPELQPELGPEVKRLLDRMQQERPEDRPSVQNIIVLAKVKLRNVSSLSICRKLSAIGRRVLSIESVGTFQDGLETSCGIHEQQLKAKRQFHEQNPVTGLSSMENLSPDLSNTEHIVQSQREEHIFDLRLDSRSQNSSPVRRRIQERGGRTRGVLNRSSSVPDSNNPPPIQPQLVDLNATVTDLTEIGSEEFPVNVIIKSMMARKSRRSHQSDHDEYDCSAKDGCGETRGLLGFSPDKNHNIPQSFHGCAQDPESALLSRIFNGNAPTDSVYNETSVKSILYTSNRMTKSMLCLNEETQDEWISLKELLSHSYQPLSVNELWGLCYICLSTLQTYIDYPAYLCLESVYISCEGEMLFLKTKNTGSCDAFYLAPEFQEHGIVTEKACVYGVAAILWSTAKFNLSPNQKLAMPRKLKRLLLEMAKRTPIERPSIVAAKKSCRDYLLRQRTTPEEVWAKLINRLCKSDHWNKNIGSPRILDTKKRSDIKVSSSSKMGFAPMTGRDKLSPVQGPVPKQCCATTASSLPDAFTSSATHFKPIVLAQDGTTTRETLTQQGTGGNSEYGSNNHLKAKPEDKDNAPMECVPQGPKEDAIYLGSQESVCLPESSTSTSGKMLVNSPSLTTAQHTEWEGQTLPHHCSSTSAFSTNQITGSMYNSYLLRQDPKTGQLTLFPVHIAAPEPIPGLNINIPPLSAVPSELALSSVDHGAPKTSAGSWRSPAEASLTSLAPPQMDRAPKHRDSGGEGGRGQSLRSLTQSPAEQPLSTQVHPSLQAVLNLIRAEFGFDSYLENGTEDLKMGEYIFSLRDLQYDTFCSAVSEKFLDFCWNEKLLEALYNVVNGKQTSMSAWSSTMRPISNVQPSSKEAERAATSPQGGEHNYVVQAWEPNDVSSDRDSHANTGKILRRSLSAPEPPSTCATVEKPEELHKDLNIAIGNTSLSAPVEGIKGGEVATGDTDFNENSVGVADEIPPNTEPSWWVGGAEGDLGRGCHDQRSLDFSEDMEDTDSLTWDGCSLSAVGELDGHGCSPGWALAFYGGDYFRQDVLNYVKKLGQHSEEPCIETKQQELHQQLMIETRNLKKTRNFYQKLMHQERKNKGSDAKTMLSKLQVQLEEMQSKVEFLDSVKKYLEVLCMENWCVETPLLPSLAAHEDAPLVLIPSEDPSVLCLQSAVGRGRSTQTGISPLLAGTPLGLVSYLYSRNAYLEGYVQQFLYTYRYFYTPKEFLQFLMNKLKSTVGQEASTDQMKVYHRSRDLLQSWIENCSQLDFPPKSSLMQALEDFLTREVIPVDGGAESLLAALQSSPKKRNGRAFSSQCCNHTRLQEEDDAHSVRTLCKQLSEDSGKRSFQWRITRVLEPQAIQPREKLYCIAAALPRPCYSSLVDNLSSSCLKTEERHPFFQNEHSTQCCAQQLTLLQQEIFQGCHPVHFLNSRAQGVRDKAICITKPLSPDSPPVEGSSLFVQEATAQDKHLIQLLKHDENVSNWVSAEIVICDSIKAQAGLLSKFLMMAKYCYESRNFATAIQILGGLENVIVRQLPAWKHLSAKVCEVLEELKAVQVFLKSDNLCLMEGEQFKRQPTLPAALILAMHVQQLEIGAFTLASGAYKWPKLRNIAKVVSQIHAFQENKFTYVPDRELQTYLRQRIAYLSDCDIGLLAAENDTNFQQILAERHSKKIQDTLRKVKATFQ, encoded by the exons ATGGAACATCTTAGCG ATGATCCTGAGGGCTCATTCACACCACCAGAGTTTGATAGGACTGGTAACACCTTTGAG GGACACATATTCTCCCTGGGGACCACTCTGGCTGTCTCCCTTGATTTTGTCATTGAGCCAGAATTACAGCCGGAGCTTGGCCCAGAGGTTAAAAGGCTACTGGATCGGATGCAGCAGGAGAGACCAGAAGATAGACCAAGCGTCCAG AACATCATCGTGCTGGCGAAGGTAAAGTTAAGGAATGTGTCCTCTTTGAGCATCTGTCGGAAGTTGTCTGCCATTGGCCGGCGTGTCCTGTCAATCGAATCTGTAGGAACATTTCAAG ATGGCTTGGAAACATCATGTGGAATTCATGAACAACAGCTGAAAGCCAAGAGGCAGTTTCACGAACAGAATCCGGTTACTGGTTTGTCCAGCATGGAGAACCTCAGTCCTGATCTTAGCAACACTGAACACATCGTCCAGTCACAGAGAGAGGAGCATATCTTTGACTTGCGCTTGGACAGCAGGTCCCAGAACAGTTCCCCCGTCAGGAGGCGCATACAGGAAAGGGGTGGGAGGACCAGAGGAGTGCTCAACCGCTCCAGTTCCGTCCCTGATTCCAACAATCCGCCGCCAATCCAGCCTCAACTGGTTGACCTGAATGCAACTGTAACTGACCTTACGGAAATAGGCTCAGAGGAATTTCCTGTCAATGTAATCATCAAGAGTATGATGGCTCGCAAGAGCAGACGCAGCCATCAGTCAGACCATGATGAATATGATTGTTCAGCGAAAGATGGGTGTGGTGAGACCAGGGGATTGCTGGGATTTTCTCCTGATAAAAACCACAACATTCCTCAATCATTccatggctgtgcacaggatCCAGAGAGTGCCCTCTTGAGCAGAATTTTCAACGGGAATGCCCCTACTGACTCTGTGTATAATGAGACCTCAGTAAAGAGCATACTCTATACCAGCAATCGCATGACCAAAAGCATGCTGTGCCTCAATGAAGAAACTCAGGATGAA TGGATCTCCCTGAAGGAGCTGCTCTCTCATAGCTATCAGCCTTTGTCAGTGAACGAGCTCTGGGGCCTGTGTTACATATGTCTGTCTACACTACAGACTTACATTGACTACCCAG CCTATTTATGCCTGGAATCTGTTTACATCAGCTGTGAAGGGGAGATGCTGTTCCTGAAAACTAAAAACACAG GATCCTGCGATGCCTTTTATCTGGCACCAGAATTCCAAGAACATGGAATTGTTACAGAAAAG GCCTGCGTTTATGGGGTTGCAGCTATCCTTTGGTCCACAGCCAAGTTCAATTTATCCCCCAACCAAAAATTAGCAATGCCAAGAAAACTGAAAAGACTGCTACTGGAAATGGCAAAGAGAACTCCTATTGAGAGGCCGTCAATTGTGGCAGCAAAAAAG AGTTGTCGGGATTACCTGCTACGCCAGCGTACCACTCCTGAGGAAGTTTGGGCAAAATTAATCAACAGGCTTTGCAAG TCAGACCACTGGAATAAGAATATAGGTTCTCCAAGAATTTTGGACACTAAGAAAAGGTCTGATATAAAAGTGTCTTCAAGCAGCAAGATgg GGTTTGCACCCATGACTGGAAGGGATAAGCTGTCTCCTGTCCAGGGACCTGTCCCAAAGCAGTGCTGTGCCACCACAGCCTCCTCTCTCCCCGATGCCTTCACATCTTCTGCCACGCATTTCAAACCCATTGTACTTGCCCAAGATGGAACTACTACAAGGGAGACCCTGACCCAGCAAGGAACTGGGGG GAATAGTGAGTATGGCAGTAACAATCATCTGAAAGCCAAACCAGAAGACAAAGACAATGCACCCATGGAGTGTGTGCCACAGGGTCCAAAGGAAGATGCCATTTATCTTGGCTCCCAGGAGAGTGTTTGTTTACCAGAATCATCCACTTCCACCAGTGGAAAGATGTTAGTCAACAGCCCATCACTGACAACAGCGCAACATACTGAATGGGAGGGCCAGACTCTTCCTCATCACTGCAGCAGTACATCTGCCTTCTCCACCAATCAGATCACTGGCAGCATGTACAACAGCTACCTCCTGAGGCAAGACCCCAAAACGGGACAGCTGACATTGTTCCCTGTACACATTGCTGCTCCAGAGCCCATTCCTGGCCTGAACATCAACATCCCCCCACTATCAGCCGTACCTAGTGAGCTCGCCTTGAGCTCTGTGGATCATGGGGCCCCTAAGACGTCAGCGGGAAGCTGGAGATCACCTGCTGAAGCATCTCTCACCTCACTGGCGCCACCACAGATGGACAGGGCTCCAAAGCACAGAGACTCTGGGGGAGAAGGTGGCAGAGGACAGTCCCTAAGAAGTTTGACTCAgtctcctgcagaacagcctctTTCAACCCAGGTCCATCCCTCTCTACAGGCGGTCTTGAACCTCATTAGAGCAGAGTTTGGCTTCGACAGCTATCTGGAAAATGGAACAGAGGACCTCAAAATGG GGGAGTATATATTCTCTCTAAGAGATCTCCAGTATGATACGTTTTGCAGTGCTGTTTCTGAAAAATTCTTGGATTTCTGCTGGAATGAGAAATTACTAGAAGCACTTTACAACGTGGTGAACGGAAAGCAGACCTCTAT GTCTGCTTGGAGCTCTACAATGCGACCTATCTCTAATGTTCAGCCCTCATCAAAGGAAGcagaaagggcagccacctcacCCCAGGGTGGAGAGCACAACTACGTAGTGCAAGCATGGGAGCCGAATGACGTGAGCTCAGACAGAGACAGCCATGCAAACACAGGAAAGATTCTGAGAAGGTCGCTCAGTGCACCTGAGCCCCCATCTACCTGTGCAACTGTAGAAAAACCAGAGGAACTTCATAAAGATCTCAACATAG CTATAGGCAATACTTCTCTATCTGCTCCTGTGGAAGGAATAAAAGGTGGAGAGGTGGCCACAGGAGACACAGACTTCAATGAAAATTCTGTGGGTGTCGCTGATGAAATTCCCCCCAACACTGAGCCCTCATGGTGGGTGGGAGGGGCAGAGGGAGACCTTGGGAGGGGCTGTCATGACCAGCGGAGTCTGGACTTCTCAGAGGACATGGAGGATACAGACTCCCTGACGTGGGATGGGTGCTCTCTGTCTGCTGTTGGGGAGCTTGATGGACATGGCTGCAGTCCTGGCTGGGCTTTAGCTTTCTATGGGGGCGACTACTTCAGACAGGATGTGCTAAATTATGTGAAGAAGCTCGGCCAACACAGCGAGGAACCGTGTATAGAGACCAAACAACAG GAACTTCATCAGCAGCTTATGATAGAGACGAGGAATCTGAAAAAGACAAGAAATTTCTACCAAAAGCTGATGCATCAAGAGAGGAAAAATAAAG GTTCAGATGCCAAAACCATGCTGTCTAAACTCCAAGTTCAGCTTGAGGAGATGCAATCCAAAGTAGAGTTTCTGGACTCTGTGAAGAAATACCTTGAG GTTTTGTGTATGGAGAACTGGTGTGTGGAGACGCCCCTCTTGCCCTCACTGGCAGCTCATGAAGATGCCCCCCTAGTGCTGATTCCCTCTGAAGATCCCTCTGTACTTTGCCTGCAGTCCGCAGTGGGTCGAGGAAGAAGCACCCAGACTGGAATTAGCCCTCTGCTGGCAGGAACCCCCCTGGGCCTCGTGTCGTATCTGTACAGCAG AAATGCATACCTTGAAGGCTATGTCCAACAATTCCTGTATACCTATCGTTACTTCTACACCCCAAAAGAATTTCTGCAGTTTCTGATGAATAAACTGAAAAGTACAGTTGG CCAGGAAGCCTCCACTGATCAAATGAAGGTGTACCACCGGAGTCGAGACCTACTGCAGAGCTGGATCGAAAACTGCAGTCAGCTGGACTTTCCCCCAAAGTCTAGCCTTATGCAGGCTTTGGAGGACTTTCTCACTAGGGAG GTGATTCCAGTTGACGGTGGGGCAGAGAGCTTACTGGCAGCACTTCAGAGCTCCCCCAAGAAGAGGAATGGCCGTGCCTTTTCATCTCAGTGCTGTAATCACACCAGACTTCAAGAGGAAGATGACGCCCACTCAGTCCGCACTCTTTGCAAACAGTTAtcagaggattctgggaaaagA AGTTTTCAGTGGAGGATCACCAGAGTGCTGGAACCCCAAGCCATCCAACCAAGAGAAAAGCTCTATTGTATCGCAGCAGCCTTGCCTCGTCCCTGCTACAGTTCCCTTGTGGATAATCTGTCCAGCTCCTGCCTGAAGACTGAAGAGCGACACCCCTTCTTTCAGAATGAGCACAGTACCCAGTGCTGTGCTCAACAGCTCACTCTGCTCCAACAG GAAATATTTCAAGGTTGTCACCCTGTTCACTTCCTCAACTCCAGAGCACAGGGGGTCCGGGACAAAGCCATATGTATCACAAA ACCACTATCACCTGACTCACCGCCAGTAGAGGGCAGCAGCCTCTTTGTTCAAGAAGCAACAGCGCAAGATAAACACTTGATTCAGCTACTGAAGCACGATGAGAACGTCAGCAACTGGGTGTCAGCTGAAATTGTCATCTGTGACTCCATTAAG GCACAAGCTGGTTTGCTTTCAAAATTTCTTATGATGGCCAAGTATTGTTACGAATCAAGAAATTTTGCCACAGCCATACAGATTCTTGGAGGACTAGAGAATGTCATTGTGAGACAATTACCA GCATGGAAACATCTCTCTGCTAAAGTATGTGAGGTCCTGGAGGAGCTGAAAGCGGTGCAG GTTTTTCTAAAGAGCGATAACCTGTGTCTTATGGAGGGGGAGCAGTTCAAGAGGCAGCCCACCCTCCCAGCAGCTCTGATACTGGCCATGCATGTCCAGCAGCTGGAGATTGGGGCCTTCACACTCGCCAGTGGAGCCTACAAGTGGCCAAAGCTAAG GAACATAGCAAAGGTTGTGAGCCAGATCCATGCCTTCCAGGAGAACAAGTTCACGTATGTCCCTGACCGAGAGCTGCAGACCTACCTGCGCCAGCGCATCGCCTACCTGAGTGACTGTGACATTGGGCTCCTGGCTGCCGAGAATGACACCAATTTCCAGCAAATCCTTGCCGAACGTCACTCTAAGAAGATACAAGACACGCTGCGTAAAGTGAAGGCCACTTTCCAGTGA